A part of Magnetospirillum sp. ME-1 genomic DNA contains:
- a CDS encoding SagB/ThcOx family dehydrogenase yields the protein MEEPLDRIAAYHARTKHSSRRYARGPGFLDWETQPDPFRAFAGARRVPLPLRLEAETPPFGRLEGRAPAPLDAQGLGLFLELALGLSAWKEVGEARWALRNNPSSGNLHPTEGWVILPPLDGIGAGPSLYHYAPFHHGLEERCRLDAMPAELPPGAFLFALSSIPWRESWKYGERAFRYCQHDCGHALAAAAYACACLGWHLRALTAPGDEELAALLGLDRPDSCRRFEPEHPDLIAVVSPAPLPEPVLRPVTGEWAGEANALSPDHVVWEVIGRALALTEKPATAPRPPPPSLAMPPLAASPEPAAVLIRRRRSAQAMDGVTGMGRDAFIRLLAATLPDQEKVPWRSWPWPARVSLMLFVHRVEGLKPGLYALVRDGQAPDRLRADCNPRFAWERVTDEVPLYRLAEGDLTWDATQVSCTQAIAGRSAFSLGMLADFDRTLAEEGQWAYRRLFWEAGMIGQVLYLEATASGLSGTGIGCYHDDEVHDLLGLPPGGGPWQSLYHFTVGGAVEDTRIATRPAYGHLNPAGSPP from the coding sequence ATGGAAGAACCTTTAGACCGCATCGCCGCCTATCATGCGCGCACCAAGCATTCCAGCCGGCGCTATGCCCGCGGCCCCGGTTTCCTCGACTGGGAGACCCAGCCCGATCCCTTCCGCGCCTTCGCCGGGGCACGGCGGGTGCCCCTGCCGCTCCGCCTCGAAGCCGAAACCCCGCCCTTCGGCCGGCTGGAAGGGCGGGCGCCCGCGCCGCTTGATGCCCAGGGGCTGGGGCTGTTCCTGGAACTGGCGCTCGGCCTGTCGGCTTGGAAGGAAGTGGGCGAGGCCCGCTGGGCGTTGCGCAACAATCCCAGCAGCGGCAACCTTCATCCCACCGAGGGCTGGGTGATCCTGCCGCCGCTCGACGGCATCGGTGCGGGTCCCAGCCTCTACCACTACGCCCCCTTCCATCACGGGCTGGAGGAGCGCTGCCGACTGGACGCAATGCCCGCCGAGTTGCCGCCGGGCGCCTTCCTGTTCGCCCTGTCGTCCATTCCCTGGCGGGAATCATGGAAGTACGGCGAGCGGGCCTTCCGCTATTGCCAGCACGATTGCGGCCACGCCCTGGCCGCCGCCGCCTATGCGTGCGCCTGCCTGGGCTGGCATCTCCGCGCTCTGACCGCGCCCGGCGACGAAGAGCTGGCGGCGCTGCTGGGCCTCGACCGGCCCGATTCGTGCCGTCGCTTCGAGCCCGAGCACCCCGACCTGATCGCCGTGGTTTCGCCCGCTCCGCTGCCCGAGCCTGTCTTAAGGCCGGTGACGGGCGAGTGGGCGGGCGAGGCCAATGCCCTGTCCCCCGACCATGTGGTGTGGGAGGTGATCGGCCGCGCCCTGGCGCTCACCGAGAAGCCCGCCACCGCGCCCCGGCCCCCGCCGCCCTCACTGGCCATGCCGCCCCTGGCCGCCAGTCCGGAGCCCGCCGCCGTCCTCATCCGGCGCCGGCGCAGTGCCCAGGCCATGGACGGGGTCACCGGCATGGGCCGCGACGCCTTTATCCGCCTGCTGGCCGCCACCCTGCCCGACCAGGAAAAGGTGCCGTGGCGCTCCTGGCCGTGGCCGGCGCGGGTGAGCCTGATGCTGTTCGTCCATCGGGTGGAGGGGCTGAAGCCCGGCCTCTATGCCCTGGTGCGCGACGGGCAGGCGCCGGACCGCCTGCGGGCCGATTGCAACCCCCGATTCGCCTGGGAAAGGGTGACGGACGAGGTGCCCCTCTATCGTCTGGCCGAGGGCGACCTCACCTGGGACGCCACCCAGGTGTCGTGCACCCAGGCCATCGCCGGACGCAGCGCCTTCTCGCTGGGCATGCTGGCCGATTTCGACCGCACCCTGGCGGAAGAAGGGCAATGGGCCTATCGCCGCCTGTTCTGGGAGGCCGGGATGATCGGCCAGGTGCTCTACCTGGAAGCCACGGCGTCGGGGCTGTCGGGCACCGGCATCGGCTGCTACCACGACGACGAGGTCCACGATTTGCTGGGCCTGCCCCCCGGCGGCGGCCCCTGGCAGTCGCTTTACCACTTCACCGTGGGCGGCGCGGTTGAGGATACGCGCATCGCCACCCGTCCGGCCTATGGCCACCTCAATCCGGCAGGGTCTCCACCCTGA
- a CDS encoding peptide chain release factor 3: MSTLDQAIALRRTFAIISHPDAGKTTLTEKLLMFGGAIQMAGAVRARGEQRRTRSDWMAIEKERGISVSASVMSFEYSGLSFNLLDTPGHEDFSEDTYRTLTAVDSAVMVLDAAKGIETQTLKLFEVCRLRDVPIITFVNKVDREGRETFDLLHEVEKTLALDVCPVTWPIGMGRDLKGVYDLVNDRVIMFDPGRGDHIAEIAVDAPLDSPKLDETLGKAAADRLREEVELVRGGYPEFDLESFRAGHLTPVFFGSALKTFGVAELLKGIGQLAPSPVARPTDKRVVEPGEAKVSGFVFKVQANMDPNHRDRIAFFRICSGRFKRGMKVKHVRSGKVMALVNPVFFLARDRELAEEAFPGDIMGIPNHGQLRIGDTLSESEDFNFLGIPTFAPEVLQRVRLDDPMKAKQLKKALEDLAEEGVSQVFKPLDGSTWIVGVVGPLQFDVLTTRIQSEYGIKAGFEDGGFVTARWIACDDEAELKRFMNANKSNMAEDRDGALVYLARNSWQLGRAQQDFEKIRFTATREQH; encoded by the coding sequence ATGAGCACTCTCGATCAAGCCATCGCGCTTAGGCGCACCTTCGCCATCATCTCCCACCCGGACGCCGGCAAGACCACGCTGACGGAAAAGCTGCTGATGTTCGGCGGCGCCATTCAGATGGCCGGCGCGGTGCGCGCGCGCGGCGAGCAGCGCCGCACCCGGTCCGACTGGATGGCCATCGAGAAGGAGCGCGGCATCTCGGTGTCGGCCTCGGTGATGAGCTTCGAGTATTCGGGGCTAAGCTTCAACCTGCTGGACACCCCCGGCCACGAGGACTTTTCCGAGGACACCTACCGCACGCTGACCGCCGTGGACTCGGCCGTCATGGTGCTGGACGCCGCCAAGGGCATCGAGACCCAGACGCTGAAGCTGTTCGAGGTCTGCCGCCTGCGTGACGTGCCCATCATCACCTTCGTCAACAAGGTGGACCGCGAGGGCCGCGAGACCTTCGACCTGCTGCACGAGGTGGAGAAGACCCTGGCGCTGGACGTCTGCCCCGTCACCTGGCCCATCGGCATGGGCCGCGACCTCAAGGGCGTCTACGATCTGGTCAACGACCGGGTCATCATGTTCGATCCCGGCCGTGGCGACCACATCGCCGAGATCGCCGTGGACGCGCCGCTGGACAGCCCCAAGCTGGACGAGACGCTGGGCAAGGCCGCCGCCGACCGCCTGCGCGAAGAGGTGGAACTGGTCAGGGGCGGCTATCCCGAATTCGACCTGGAATCCTTCCGTGCCGGTCACCTGACCCCGGTGTTCTTCGGCAGCGCCCTGAAGACCTTCGGCGTGGCGGAACTCCTGAAGGGCATCGGCCAGCTGGCGCCGTCGCCGGTGGCGCGTCCCACCGACAAGCGGGTGGTGGAGCCGGGTGAGGCCAAGGTCAGCGGCTTCGTCTTCAAGGTCCAGGCCAACATGGACCCCAACCACCGCGACCGCATCGCCTTCTTCCGCATCTGCTCGGGCCGCTTCAAGCGCGGCATGAAGGTCAAGCATGTCCGTTCCGGCAAGGTGATGGCCCTGGTCAATCCGGTGTTCTTCCTGGCGAGAGACCGCGAGCTGGCGGAAGAGGCCTTTCCCGGCGACATCATGGGCATTCCCAACCACGGCCAGCTGCGCATCGGCGACACGCTCTCCGAGTCCGAGGATTTCAACTTCCTGGGCATTCCCACCTTCGCGCCGGAAGTGCTGCAGCGGGTGCGCCTCGACGACCCCATGAAGGCCAAGCAGCTGAAGAAGGCCCTGGAGGATCTGGCCGAGGAGGGCGTCTCCCAGGTGTTCAAGCCCTTGGACGGCTCCACCTGGATCGTCGGCGTGGTGGGACCGCTGCAGTTCGACGTGCTGACCACCCGCATCCAGTCGGAATACGGTATCAAGGCCGGGTTCGAGGACGGCGGCTTCGTCACCGCGCGCTGGATCGCCTGCGACGACGAGGCGGAGCTGAAGCGCTTCATGAACGCCAACAAGTCCAACATGGCCGAGGACCGTGACGGCGCCCTGGTGTATCTCGCCCGCAATTCCTGGCAGTTGGGCCGCGCCCAGCAGGATTTCGAGAAGATCCGCTTCACCGCCACGCGCGAGCAGCACTGA
- a CDS encoding class I SAM-dependent methyltransferase gives MNGDLSYPAMWTDVVDLRDFYGDSLGQSAQRLIRRQLRALWPDVSGQRVLGLGFATPYLRIFLADAERVIAAMPASQGVLPWPPEGPGLTALVDETDLPLPDRSIDRLLMVHALEATEQVRAMMREAWRVLADGGRLVVVAPNRRGIWARLERTPFGNGRPYTMGQLNRLLRDNMFTPIHSASALFLPPTTSRMLLRSAPAVERIGQRWFETFGGVIIVEAAKQIYAGSAVREAKGKRRSYLPVAEGFSRVME, from the coding sequence ATGAACGGAGACCTGTCCTATCCCGCCATGTGGACCGACGTGGTCGATCTGCGCGACTTCTACGGCGACAGCCTGGGCCAGAGCGCCCAGCGGCTGATCCGTCGGCAGCTGCGCGCGCTGTGGCCCGACGTCAGCGGCCAGCGGGTGCTGGGCCTGGGCTTCGCCACCCCTTACCTGCGCATCTTCCTGGCCGATGCCGAGCGGGTGATCGCCGCCATGCCGGCCAGCCAGGGCGTGCTGCCCTGGCCCCCCGAAGGCCCCGGCCTGACCGCCCTGGTGGACGAGACCGACCTGCCGCTGCCCGACCGTTCCATCGACCGGCTGCTGATGGTCCACGCCCTGGAGGCCACCGAGCAGGTGCGCGCCATGATGCGCGAGGCCTGGCGGGTGCTGGCCGACGGCGGGCGGCTGGTGGTGGTGGCGCCTAACCGGCGCGGCATCTGGGCGCGGCTGGAGCGCACCCCCTTCGGCAACGGGCGGCCCTACACCATGGGCCAGCTGAACCGCCTGCTGCGCGACAACATGTTCACCCCCATCCACAGCGCCTCGGCCCTGTTCCTGCCGCCGACCACGTCGCGCATGCTGCTGCGCTCGGCGCCGGCGGTGGAGCGCATCGGCCAGCGCTGGTTCGAGACCTTCGGCGGCGTGATCATCGTCGAGGCCGCCAAGCAGATCTATGCCGGTTCGGCGGTGCGCGAGGCAAAAGGCAAGCGCCGCTCCTACCTGCCGGTGGCGGAAGGCTTCTCGCGGGTGATGGAGTGA